The following coding sequences are from one Candidatus Eisenbacteria bacterium window:
- the larC gene encoding nickel pincer cofactor biosynthesis protein LarC, whose amino-acid sequence MKVAYFDCPSGASGDMILGALFDAGVDPAELERGLASLAIERFRIETEKRTRGGIGATGVRVIVEEKARRRGFPEIAEAIGASELPSSVKDRAIEVFRLLGEAEAAVHRIPLERVHFHEVGAVDAIVDVAGALLGLHLLGIEEVRASVPATGTGFVRAAHGLLPLPAPAVAEILKGRPLRFTDVEGELLTPTGAALLAGLTESFGPPPLLRIERIGYGAGTADRPEMPNLLRLFIGEESERLAGETVLQIESDVDDVPAELIGHLYERALAEGALDLVVLPALMKKNRPGHRISLLASPSDREKMARLLMEETGTLGVRILEVPRAALPREVVRRTTRFGAIRYKRSELPGGRVRLSPEYEDCAAVARARNLPFLEVWEAVRRDGEENE is encoded by the coding sequence ATGAAGGTCGCCTACTTCGACTGTCCCTCCGGCGCGAGCGGCGACATGATCCTCGGCGCGCTTTTCGATGCGGGGGTGGACCCGGCGGAGCTCGAGCGGGGTCTCGCCTCGCTCGCGATCGAGCGCTTTCGGATCGAGACGGAGAAGCGGACGCGGGGCGGGATCGGCGCGACCGGCGTGCGCGTGATCGTCGAGGAGAAAGCCCGCCGCCGGGGGTTTCCGGAGATCGCCGAGGCGATCGGCGCGTCCGAACTTCCTTCGAGCGTCAAGGACCGGGCGATCGAGGTCTTCCGGCTCCTCGGCGAGGCGGAGGCGGCGGTCCATCGGATCCCGCTCGAGAGGGTTCACTTCCACGAGGTCGGGGCGGTCGATGCGATCGTCGACGTGGCGGGCGCCCTTCTCGGTCTCCATCTTCTCGGGATCGAGGAAGTGCGCGCGTCGGTTCCGGCGACCGGGACCGGCTTCGTCCGCGCGGCGCACGGGCTTCTCCCTCTCCCGGCCCCCGCCGTCGCCGAGATCCTGAAAGGACGTCCGCTCCGCTTCACGGACGTGGAAGGGGAGCTCCTCACGCCGACCGGCGCGGCGCTCCTCGCGGGGCTCACCGAATCGTTCGGGCCTCCGCCTCTTCTTCGCATCGAGCGGATCGGATACGGCGCGGGGACCGCCGACCGCCCCGAGATGCCGAACCTCCTCCGCCTCTTCATCGGCGAGGAGAGCGAGAGGCTCGCGGGCGAAACGGTCCTTCAGATCGAAAGCGATGTAGACGACGTCCCCGCGGAGCTCATCGGCCACCTCTACGAACGGGCGCTCGCCGAGGGAGCGCTCGATCTCGTGGTGCTCCCCGCGCTCATGAAGAAGAACCGGCCGGGCCACCGAATCTCGCTTCTCGCCTCTCCGTCCGACCGGGAGAAGATGGCGCGTCTTCTCATGGAGGAGACGGGAACGCTCGGCGTCAGGATCCTCGAGGTCCCGCGCGCGGCGCTTCCCCGGGAGGTCGTGCGCCGGACGACGCGCTTCGGCGCGATCCGCTACAAACGCTCCGAGCTTCCGGGAGGAAGAGTTCGCCTTTCGCCGGAGTACGAGGACTGCGCCGCCGTCGCGCGGGCGCGCAACCTGCCCTTCCTCGAAGTGTGGGAGGCCGTCCGCCGGGACGGGGAGGAGAACGAGTGA
- the pyrR gene encoding bifunctional pyr operon transcriptional regulator/uracil phosphoribosyltransferase PyrR: MTARRTVLEQREMHWVVTRLSHEILERNRGIRDLVVVGIRTRGAHLAARVVREIEAIEGHRVPLGILDITLYRDDLQDVGPQPVIRGTDIPFDIEEKVVVLVDDVLYTGRTVRAALDEIIDFGRPKRIWLAVLIDRGHRELPIAADFVGERLQTAENEVVEVMVTEEDGEDGVFMREIAK; the protein is encoded by the coding sequence GTGACCGCACGCCGCACCGTGCTCGAGCAGCGGGAGATGCATTGGGTCGTGACCCGCCTCTCCCACGAGATTCTGGAGAGGAACCGGGGCATTCGCGATCTCGTCGTCGTCGGGATCCGCACCCGGGGGGCTCACCTCGCGGCGCGAGTCGTCCGCGAGATCGAGGCGATCGAGGGGCACCGCGTCCCGCTCGGCATCCTCGACATCACCCTGTACCGGGACGACCTGCAGGACGTCGGGCCGCAGCCGGTGATCCGCGGGACGGACATTCCTTTCGACATCGAGGAAAAAGTCGTGGTGCTCGTCGACGACGTTCTCTATACGGGCCGCACCGTGCGGGCCGCGCTCGACGAGATCATCGACTTCGGCCGGCCGAAGCGGATCTGGCTCGCGGTGCTCATCGACCGCGGCCATCGCGAGCTTCCGATCGCGGCCGACTTCGTCGGAGAGCGGCTGCAGACGGCGGAGAACGAAGTGGTGGAGGTGATGGTGACGGAGGAAGACGGAGAGGACGGCGTCTTCATGCGGGAGATCGCGAAGTGA
- a CDS encoding aspartate carbamoyltransferase catalytic subunit — translation MKLARKDLLGLEGAAREEIELILNTAGAFKEVLQRKIPKVPTLRGKTAVNLFFEASTRTRVSFELAEKRLSADSVSIAKAMSSAEKGETLLDTVRNLQAMKIDFLIVRHSAAGAPHFLASRLEAAVINAGDGAHEHPTQGLLDLFTVRERFGSFEGLRVVIVGDVLHSRVARSNVFGLRTVGARVTLCAPRTFLPKGIEALGVEVETDVDRAIEGADVVMVLRIQKERQDGCFLPTLREYAALFGINRKRADRLKPGCLIMHPGPINRGVEIEPEVADGPRSVILDQVTNGVAVRMAVIYLLSGGEVEHGVVG, via the coding sequence GTGAAGCTCGCTCGAAAAGACCTGCTCGGGCTGGAAGGGGCGGCGCGCGAGGAGATCGAGCTCATCTTGAACACGGCGGGGGCGTTCAAGGAGGTCTTGCAGCGGAAGATCCCGAAGGTCCCCACGCTGCGCGGAAAAACGGCGGTCAACCTGTTCTTCGAGGCGAGCACGCGGACGCGCGTATCCTTCGAGCTCGCCGAGAAGCGGCTCTCGGCCGACTCGGTCTCCATCGCGAAGGCGATGTCGAGCGCCGAGAAGGGGGAGACCCTCCTCGATACCGTTCGCAACCTTCAAGCGATGAAGATCGACTTCTTGATCGTTCGTCACTCCGCCGCCGGGGCGCCCCACTTCCTCGCGTCGCGGCTCGAGGCGGCGGTGATCAACGCGGGGGACGGCGCGCACGAGCACCCGACGCAGGGGCTTCTCGATCTCTTCACGGTGAGGGAGCGCTTCGGTTCCTTCGAGGGGCTCCGCGTCGTGATCGTCGGGGACGTGCTGCACAGCCGGGTCGCCCGCTCGAACGTCTTCGGGCTCCGCACGGTCGGGGCGCGGGTCACCCTCTGCGCTCCGCGCACGTTCCTGCCGAAGGGGATCGAGGCGCTCGGCGTGGAGGTCGAGACCGATGTCGATCGCGCGATCGAGGGGGCGGATGTCGTGATGGTTCTCCGCATCCAGAAGGAGAGGCAGGACGGCTGCTTCCTCCCGACGCTCCGCGAGTACGCGGCTCTCTTCGGCATCAACCGGAAACGGGCGGACCGCTTGAAGCCGGGGTGCCTCATCATGCATCCGGGTCCGATCAATCGGGGGGTCGAGATCGAGCCGGAGGTGGCGGACGGGCCGCGTTCGGTGATTCTCGATCAGGTCACGAACGGCGTGGCCGTCCGCATGGCGGTGATCTACCTTCTCTCAGGCGGCGAGGTGGAGCATGGCGTGGTTGGTTAA
- a CDS encoding dihydroorotase, with translation MAWLVKGARLLDPARGIDRTGDLLVDGGKIVRVGGEIRADGEPATIEAKGCVLAPAFVDMHVHLREPGREDAETIESGTRAAAAGGFGAIACMPNTDPPLDSQGAIRFVLERAEEAGPVQVLPIGCITAGRRGERLAEIGDLVRAGAAAISDDGSWVESPLLMRRALEYARMFDIPVVTHAEDKRLSAGGVMHEGEMSLHLGLRGIPAESEVVAIERDVRLAELAEGRLHVAHVSTAEGVAVVRRAKERGLAVTAETAPHYLALTDRCLAGYDTNRKVNPPLRTAADRDALRGAVADGVIDAIATDHAPHPLHEKEVEFDAAPFGVVGLETALAVLLTYLVRAGHLPLPRLVECLTSAPAKILGLDLPGLAEGADASLVLFDPEGSWVVDPSRFESLSRNTPFAGERLFGEIKALFLGPKRIVPRPKSGGGFLFPDEEAR, from the coding sequence ATGGCGTGGTTGGTTAAGGGGGCGCGGCTTCTCGACCCGGCGCGCGGGATCGACCGGACCGGGGATCTTCTCGTCGACGGGGGGAAGATCGTCCGAGTCGGCGGCGAGATTCGAGCGGACGGAGAGCCGGCGACGATCGAAGCGAAGGGGTGCGTGCTCGCGCCCGCCTTCGTCGACATGCATGTCCACCTCCGCGAGCCGGGGCGCGAGGACGCGGAGACGATCGAGTCGGGGACGCGCGCGGCGGCCGCGGGAGGCTTCGGCGCGATCGCATGCATGCCGAACACCGACCCGCCGCTCGACTCCCAGGGGGCGATCCGCTTCGTCTTGGAGAGGGCGGAAGAGGCGGGACCGGTACAAGTCCTTCCGATCGGGTGCATCACGGCGGGGAGAAGGGGGGAGAGGCTCGCGGAGATCGGGGACCTCGTGCGCGCGGGGGCCGCCGCGATCTCGGACGACGGGAGCTGGGTGGAGAGCCCGCTTCTCATGCGGCGCGCGCTCGAGTACGCGCGCATGTTCGACATCCCCGTCGTCACTCACGCGGAGGACAAGCGTCTCTCGGCCGGCGGCGTGATGCACGAGGGGGAGATGAGCCTTCACCTCGGTCTTCGCGGGATCCCGGCGGAGAGCGAGGTCGTCGCGATCGAGAGGGACGTGCGTCTCGCGGAGCTGGCCGAGGGGCGGCTTCACGTCGCTCACGTGTCCACCGCCGAAGGGGTCGCGGTCGTTCGGCGCGCGAAGGAGCGGGGCCTCGCGGTGACGGCGGAGACCGCGCCCCACTATCTCGCGCTGACCGACCGCTGCCTCGCCGGCTACGACACGAACCGCAAGGTGAACCCCCCGCTTCGGACCGCCGCTGACCGGGACGCGCTCCGCGGGGCGGTGGCGGACGGCGTGATCGATGCGATCGCGACCGACCATGCGCCGCATCCTTTACACGAGAAGGAAGTGGAGTTCGACGCGGCTCCGTTCGGGGTCGTCGGCCTCGAGACCGCTCTCGCGGTCCTCCTCACCTACCTCGTTCGGGCCGGGCATCTCCCGCTCCCCCGCCTCGTCGAGTGTCTGACCTCCGCCCCGGCGAAGATTCTCGGGCTCGATCTTCCCGGCCTCGCCGAGGGGGCGGACGCGTCCCTCGTCCTCTTCGATCCGGAGGGATCGTGGGTCGTCGATCCGAGCCGCTTCGAGTCTCTCTCGCGGAACACCCCCTTCGCCGGCGAGAGGCTCTTCGGCGAGATCAAGGCGCTTTTCCTTGGTCCGAAAAGGATAGTGCCTCGCCCCAAGAGCGGAGGCGGGTTCCTCTTCCCCGACGAAGAAGCGAGATGA
- a CDS encoding TonB family protein yields MIRRSLGPALLLSLLAAGCAYYNTFFHARQSYVQAERAREAAPAEQRHTVGLDLYEQAMKRCAKVILEYPDSRWVDDAILLMGKCFYAREDYLGALRKFDELLLYYESSDLSREAQFWKAKALVALERYDEAVPTLQKFREGKKDDLRRQAIYLLALVEHQRGNHGGAAEGLELYLAESKKGPERGEVLRRLGDSYRRTGERDRALRAYGEYLKDPLLEHDIRLATELTIVDLLVEGERFEEAYRLLGDLAEEAERPDDSLRIAFGRGKALLEEEKTDEAIEFLRSALEEAPSTESAGAIAWLLGATYLEVYDNKDSAAAAYRKAAAFPGPEERRAAATARAKDLDEYLGLRGEIHGGEADTARAFFLLAEHELFTFGEPDLARARYRSVAERFPASTFAPRALAAEVYLLERDGSTGPERDSLLLSLVRLYPKSPAAVEVLDRGTIGVEPDSLAIWIARYEEAHPETGSGEEQATGFEGEVAFASDPIGPLEGPPAPLRIDRRVEPAYPLVPPEREGIEGSAEIEVEVRGDGKVENARVLRSSNPLFEGPALAAAYQCRFIPETIEGTRTTNLRFQFRPSPR; encoded by the coding sequence ATGATCCGCCGTTCGCTCGGGCCCGCTCTCCTTCTCTCTCTCCTCGCCGCGGGCTGCGCCTACTACAACACCTTCTTTCATGCGCGCCAGTCGTACGTGCAGGCGGAAAGAGCGCGTGAGGCCGCCCCCGCGGAGCAGAGGCACACGGTCGGGCTCGACCTCTACGAGCAGGCGATGAAGCGGTGCGCGAAGGTCATCCTCGAGTACCCCGACTCCCGCTGGGTGGACGACGCGATCCTCCTGATGGGGAAGTGCTTCTACGCGCGGGAGGACTATCTCGGCGCGCTCAGGAAGTTCGACGAGCTCCTGCTCTACTACGAGTCGTCCGATCTCTCTCGCGAGGCCCAGTTCTGGAAGGCGAAGGCCCTCGTCGCGCTCGAGCGCTACGACGAGGCGGTCCCCACCCTCCAGAAGTTCCGCGAGGGGAAGAAGGACGACCTCCGCCGCCAGGCGATCTACCTCCTCGCGCTCGTCGAGCACCAGAGGGGAAACCACGGCGGAGCGGCGGAGGGGCTCGAGCTCTACCTCGCCGAGTCGAAGAAGGGGCCGGAGCGCGGGGAAGTCCTCAGGCGTCTCGGCGATTCGTACCGCCGAACGGGAGAGCGCGACCGGGCCCTTCGCGCGTATGGCGAATACCTCAAGGATCCGCTTCTCGAGCACGACATCCGCCTCGCGACCGAGCTCACGATCGTCGATCTCCTCGTGGAGGGAGAGCGGTTCGAAGAGGCGTACCGACTTCTCGGCGATCTCGCCGAAGAGGCGGAGAGGCCGGACGATTCGCTCCGGATCGCCTTCGGGCGCGGAAAGGCCCTACTGGAGGAAGAGAAGACGGACGAAGCGATCGAGTTCCTCCGGTCCGCGCTCGAGGAGGCGCCCTCCACGGAGAGCGCGGGCGCCATCGCTTGGCTGCTCGGGGCCACCTACCTCGAGGTCTACGACAACAAGGATTCCGCGGCGGCGGCCTACCGAAAGGCGGCCGCGTTTCCCGGTCCGGAGGAGCGGCGGGCGGCCGCGACCGCGCGCGCGAAGGACTTGGACGAGTACCTCGGTCTTCGGGGGGAGATTCACGGGGGAGAGGCGGACACTGCGCGCGCGTTCTTCCTGCTCGCCGAGCACGAGCTCTTCACGTTTGGGGAGCCCGACTTGGCCCGCGCGCGGTACCGGTCGGTGGCGGAGCGCTTCCCGGCCTCCACGTTCGCGCCTCGCGCTCTCGCGGCGGAGGTCTATCTTCTCGAGCGGGACGGCAGCACAGGTCCCGAAAGGGATTCTCTTCTCCTCTCTCTCGTGCGGTTGTATCCGAAGAGCCCGGCGGCGGTCGAGGTTTTGGACCGGGGGACGATCGGCGTCGAGCCCGATTCGCTCGCGATCTGGATCGCCCGTTACGAAGAGGCGCATCCGGAGACCGGATCGGGCGAGGAGCAGGCGACCGGCTTCGAGGGGGAGGTCGCCTTCGCCTCGGACCCGATCGGCCCGCTGGAAGGTCCGCCGGCGCCTCTTCGGATCGATCGACGGGTCGAGCCGGCGTATCCTCTCGTCCCGCCGGAGCGAGAGGGGATCGAGGGGAGCGCGGAGATCGAGGTGGAGGTGAGGGGGGACGGGAAGGTGGAGAACGCCCGCGTCCTTCGGAGCAGCAACCCGCTCTTCGAGGGGCCCGCGCTCGCGGCCGCCTACCAGTGCCGCTTCATCCCCGAAACGATCGAGGGGACCCGGACGACGAACCTTCGGTTCCAGTTCCGTCCGAGTCCCCGGTAA